Proteins found in one Oncorhynchus mykiss isolate Arlee chromosome 17, USDA_OmykA_1.1, whole genome shotgun sequence genomic segment:
- the cxxc1b gene encoding CXXC-type zinc finger protein 1b isoform X1 has translation MDSEVSDFEPAPGLESSMEGENAPVYCICRKPDINCFMIGCDNCNEWFHGNCINLTEKMAKAIRQWYCLRCRDKNPSLEIKYRPKKSREKEAEGQREPERKFERQNSTPDYKSERRRGSKVKRSARMCGECEPCLRTEDCATCDFCKDMKKFGGPNKIRQKCRFRQCDVRARKMLRVKDEEFNLRERRDNSYHRRRRYSDDYDSEAELYEKYKAAGYDDNMPWLSDEDDGPPFSPVLRKKAVKVKHVKRRENKFDKKKESRRHKQKQKHKDKVRHSDRGDARDGGGQRQCLGPSCVEAARANSKYCSEECGMKLATNRLYEILPQRIQQWQQSPCIAEEQGKKQLERIRRDQQNARMRLTDMEKRFHELEGIIAKAKQQVVQQDEETNEGDNEETDLMIFCVSCSHPINPKVALRHMERCYAKYESQTSFGSMYPTKIEGATRLFCDVYNPQSKTYCKRLQVLCPEHSRDPKVPGDEVCGCPLVRNVFEATGEYCRVSKRKCNKHYNWEKLRRAEVDLERVRVWYKLDELFEQERNVRTAMTNRAGLLALMLHQTIQHDPLTTDLRCNKDR, from the exons atg GACAGTGAAGTGTCAGACTTTGAGCCCGCACCAGGGCTTGAGAGCAGTATGGAGGGCGAGAATGCACCAGTGTACTGCATTTGTCGAAAACCTGACATCAATTGCTTCATGAT TGGTTGTGACAACTGTAATGAGTGGTTTCATGGTAACTGCATCAATCTCACAGAGAAGATGGCCAAAGCTATCAGGCAGTGGTACTGCCTGCGATGCCGAG ACAAAAACCCATCATTGGAGATAAAATACCGTCCAAAGAAGAGCCGTGAAAAGGAGGCAGAgggccagagagagccagagagaaaatTTGAAAGACAAAACAGCACTCCAGATTATAAATCTGAAAGGCGCCGTGGATCAAAG GTTAAGCGCTCTGCTCGTATGTGTGGAGAGTGCGAGCCCTGCTTGAGGACTGAGGACTGCGCCACATGCGACTTCTGCAAGGACATGAAGAAATTTGGGGGTCCCAACAAAATAAGACAGAAGTGTCGATTTAGGCAGTGTGACGTCCGAGCCAGG AAAATGTTGCGTGTGAAGGATGAAGAGTTTAATTTGCGTGAAAGGCGGGATAATTCCTACCACCGGAGAAGACGATATTCAGACGACTACGATAGTGAGGCAGAACTCTATGAAAAGTACAAGGCAGCGGGATATGACGACAACATG CCATGGCTCAGTGATGAGGATGACGGGCCTCCATTCAGCCCTGTCCTGCGAAAGAAAGCTGTGAAGGTCAAGCATGTGAAGAGACGGGAAAATAAATTTGACAAGAAA AAAGAGTCACGGCGGCACAAACAGAAACAGAAGCACAAGGACAAAGTCAGGCACAGTGATAGGGGCGATGCCAGGGATGGAGGAGGGCAGCGACAGTGCCTCGGGCCCAGCTGTGTGGAAGCTGCACGAGCCAACTCAAAATACTGCTCAGAAGAATGTGGCATGAAGCTGGCTACCAa CCGGCTCTATGAGATACTCCCTCAACGTATCCAGCAGTGGCAGCAGAGCCCCTGCATCGCTGAGGAGCAGGGCAAGAAGCAACTGGAGCGGATCCGACGGGATCAGCAGAATGCACGCATGCGTCTCACTGACATGGAGAAACGCTTCCACGAGCTGGAGGGAATCATTGCTAAGGCCAAGCAGCAGGTAGTCCAGCAGGATGAGGAG ACGAATGAAGGGGACAATGAAGAAACAGACCTGATGATTTTCTGTGTGTCCTGCAGTCACCCTATCAACCCAAAGGTGGCACTGCGACATATGGAGAGATGCTATGCTAAG TATGAGAGCCAGACATCTTTCGGTTCAATGTACCCAACAAAGATAGAAGG AGCAACAAGACTCTTCTGCGATGTGTACAACCCCCAGAGCAAGACCTACTGCAAGAGGCTTCAGGTTTTGTGCCCAGAACATTCCAGGGACCCAAAG GTCCCAGGGGATGAGGTGTGCGGCTGTCCTCTAGTTCGTAATGTGTTTGAGGCAACAGGCGAATACTGCAGGGTTTCTAAACGCAAATGTAATAAGCACTACAACTGGGAGAAGCTCAGGAGAGCTGAGGTGGACCTGGAGCGTGTCAGAGTG TGGTACAAGCTGGATGAGCTCTTTGAGCAGGAGCGCAACGTCAGGACTGCTATGACCAACAGGGCAGGTCTACTTGCTCTCATGCTGCACCAAACCATTCAGCACGACCCCCTGACAACGGATCTCCGTTGCAACAAGGACAGATAG
- the cxxc1b gene encoding CXXC-type zinc finger protein 1b isoform X2, which yields MDSEVSDFEPAPGLESSMEGENAPVYCICRKPDINCFMIGCDNCNEWFHGNCINLTEKMAKAIRQWYCLRCRDKNPSLEIKYRPKKSREKEAEGQREPERKFERQNSTPDYKSERRRGSKVKRSARMCGECEPCLRTEDCATCDFCKDMKKFGGPNKIRQKCRFRQCDVRARKMLRVKDEEFNLRERRDNSYHRRRRYSDDYDSEAELYEKYKAAGYDDNMPWLSDEDDGPPFSPVLRKKAVKVKHVKRRENKFDKKKESRRHKQKQKHKDKVRHSDRGDARDGGGQRQCLGPSCVEAARANSKYCSEECGMKLATNRLYEILPQRIQQWQQSPCIAEEQGKKQLERIRRDQQNARMRLTDMEKRFHELEGIIAKAKQQVVQQDEETNEGDNEETDLMIFCVSCSHPINPKVALRHMERCYAKYESQTSFGSMYPTKIEGATRLFCDVYNPQSKTYCKRLQVLCPEHSRDPKVPGDEVCGCPLVRNVFEATGEYCRVSKRKCNKHYNWEKLRRAEVDLERVRVWYKLDELFEQERNVRTAMTNRAGLLALMLHQTIQHDPLTTDLRCNKDR from the exons ATG GACAGTGAAGTGTCAGACTTTGAGCCCGCACCAGGGCTTGAGAGCAGTATGGAGGGCGAGAATGCACCAGTGTACTGCATTTGTCGAAAACCTGACATCAATTGCTTCATGAT TGGTTGTGACAACTGTAATGAGTGGTTTCATGGTAACTGCATCAATCTCACAGAGAAGATGGCCAAAGCTATCAGGCAGTGGTACTGCCTGCGATGCCGAG ACAAAAACCCATCATTGGAGATAAAATACCGTCCAAAGAAGAGCCGTGAAAAGGAGGCAGAgggccagagagagccagagagaaaatTTGAAAGACAAAACAGCACTCCAGATTATAAATCTGAAAGGCGCCGTGGATCAAAG GTTAAGCGCTCTGCTCGTATGTGTGGAGAGTGCGAGCCCTGCTTGAGGACTGAGGACTGCGCCACATGCGACTTCTGCAAGGACATGAAGAAATTTGGGGGTCCCAACAAAATAAGACAGAAGTGTCGATTTAGGCAGTGTGACGTCCGAGCCAGG AAAATGTTGCGTGTGAAGGATGAAGAGTTTAATTTGCGTGAAAGGCGGGATAATTCCTACCACCGGAGAAGACGATATTCAGACGACTACGATAGTGAGGCAGAACTCTATGAAAAGTACAAGGCAGCGGGATATGACGACAACATG CCATGGCTCAGTGATGAGGATGACGGGCCTCCATTCAGCCCTGTCCTGCGAAAGAAAGCTGTGAAGGTCAAGCATGTGAAGAGACGGGAAAATAAATTTGACAAGAAA AAAGAGTCACGGCGGCACAAACAGAAACAGAAGCACAAGGACAAAGTCAGGCACAGTGATAGGGGCGATGCCAGGGATGGAGGAGGGCAGCGACAGTGCCTCGGGCCCAGCTGTGTGGAAGCTGCACGAGCCAACTCAAAATACTGCTCAGAAGAATGTGGCATGAAGCTGGCTACCAa CCGGCTCTATGAGATACTCCCTCAACGTATCCAGCAGTGGCAGCAGAGCCCCTGCATCGCTGAGGAGCAGGGCAAGAAGCAACTGGAGCGGATCCGACGGGATCAGCAGAATGCACGCATGCGTCTCACTGACATGGAGAAACGCTTCCACGAGCTGGAGGGAATCATTGCTAAGGCCAAGCAGCAGGTAGTCCAGCAGGATGAGGAG ACGAATGAAGGGGACAATGAAGAAACAGACCTGATGATTTTCTGTGTGTCCTGCAGTCACCCTATCAACCCAAAGGTGGCACTGCGACATATGGAGAGATGCTATGCTAAG TATGAGAGCCAGACATCTTTCGGTTCAATGTACCCAACAAAGATAGAAGG AGCAACAAGACTCTTCTGCGATGTGTACAACCCCCAGAGCAAGACCTACTGCAAGAGGCTTCAGGTTTTGTGCCCAGAACATTCCAGGGACCCAAAG GTCCCAGGGGATGAGGTGTGCGGCTGTCCTCTAGTTCGTAATGTGTTTGAGGCAACAGGCGAATACTGCAGGGTTTCTAAACGCAAATGTAATAAGCACTACAACTGGGAGAAGCTCAGGAGAGCTGAGGTGGACCTGGAGCGTGTCAGAGTG TGGTACAAGCTGGATGAGCTCTTTGAGCAGGAGCGCAACGTCAGGACTGCTATGACCAACAGGGCAGGTCTACTTGCTCTCATGCTGCACCAAACCATTCAGCACGACCCCCTGACAACGGATCTCCGTTGCAACAAGGACAGATAG